From Veillonella dispar, one genomic window encodes:
- the rplV gene encoding 50S ribosomal protein L22 — MEAKAIARHIRIAPRKIRIVADLVRGKNIGEAFAILKFTPKVGADVVEKVMRSAIANAEHNFDMNVDNLYVSEIFVDQGPTLKRIHPRSRGQAFKILKRTSHVTVVVKERA; from the coding sequence ATGGAAGCAAAAGCAATCGCTAGACATATCCGAATCGCGCCTCGTAAAATCCGTATCGTTGCAGATTTAGTGCGCGGTAAAAACATCGGCGAAGCATTTGCCATCTTGAAGTTCACTCCGAAAGTTGGCGCTGATGTAGTAGAAAAAGTTATGCGTTCTGCAATCGCAAACGCTGAACATAATTTCGATATGAATGTTGACAATCTTTACGTATCCGAGATCTTCGTTGATCAAGGCCCTACATTAAAACGCATTCATCCTCGTTCCCGTGGTCAAGCTTTCAAAATTTTGAAACGCACTAGCCATGTAACAGTAGTAGTTAAAGAAAGAGCTTAA
- the rpsS gene encoding 30S ribosomal protein S19, with the protein MSRSIKKGPFVADHLLKKVEALNETNEKKVVKTWSRASTIIPSFVGHTIAVHDGRKHVPVFITEDMVGHKLGEFAPTRTYKGHGKDEKSTGKK; encoded by the coding sequence GTGTCCAGATCTATTAAAAAAGGCCCTTTCGTAGCAGATCATTTGCTTAAGAAAGTTGAAGCTTTAAACGAAACTAACGAAAAGAAAGTTGTAAAAACCTGGTCCCGTGCCTCTACTATTATCCCAAGTTTTGTAGGCCACACAATTGCTGTGCATGATGGTCGCAAACATGTACCTGTATTCATTACAGAAGATATGGTAGGTCATAAATTAGGTGAGTTCGCTCCTACACGTACTTATAAAGGTCATGGTAAGGACGAAAAATCTACAGGCAAAAAATAG
- the rplB gene encoding 50S ribosomal protein L2 — protein sequence MAIKSFKPYSAGRRFMTVSAFDEITASKPEKSLLAKISQKGGRNNTGKMTVRHQGGGHKRQYRIIDFKRTKDNIPAKVATIEYDPNRSSRIALLNYADGEKRYILAPNGLKVGDVVFSGPESDIKPGNCLPLANIPDGTQIHNIELKIGKGGQIVRSAGTSAQLMGKDNGYAILRLPSGEMRRVRQECRATVGVVGNADHSNLVIGKAGRHRWMGVRPGNRGVVMNPCDHPHGGGEGKSPVGRKHPVTPWGKPAHGVKTRDKKKASNSLIIKRRTK from the coding sequence ATGGCAATTAAATCATTTAAACCGTACTCCGCTGGTCGCCGGTTTATGACAGTATCCGCCTTCGACGAAATCACAGCAAGCAAACCAGAAAAATCTTTGCTAGCTAAGATTTCTCAAAAAGGTGGTCGTAACAATACTGGTAAAATGACAGTTCGTCACCAAGGTGGCGGTCATAAACGTCAATATCGTATTATTGACTTCAAACGTACTAAAGATAATATTCCAGCTAAAGTAGCAACAATCGAGTATGATCCTAACCGTTCTTCTCGTATCGCTTTGCTTAACTACGCTGATGGTGAAAAACGCTACATTTTAGCTCCTAACGGTCTAAAAGTTGGTGACGTTGTATTCTCCGGTCCTGAGTCCGATATTAAACCTGGTAACTGCTTACCATTGGCTAATATTCCAGACGGTACACAAATCCACAATATCGAATTGAAAATCGGTAAAGGTGGCCAAATCGTTCGTTCCGCTGGTACATCTGCTCAATTGATGGGTAAAGATAATGGCTATGCTATTCTTCGTTTACCATCTGGTGAAATGCGTCGTGTTCGTCAAGAGTGCCGTGCAACAGTAGGTGTTGTTGGTAACGCTGACCACAGCAACCTTGTAATTGGTAAAGCTGGTCGTCATCGTTGGATGGGCGTTCGCCCTGGCAACCGTGGTGTTGTAATGAACCCTTGTGACCATCCACATGGTGGTGGTGAAGGTAAATCTCCTGTTGGTCGTAAACATCCTGTTACACCTTGGGGCAAACCAGCACATGGTGTTAAAACTCGCGACAAGAAAAAAGCTTCTAACAGCTTAATCATTAAACGTCGTACAAAATAG
- the rplW gene encoding 50S ribosomal protein L23, giving the protein MQLHDVLIRPVITEKSTMLMEEGKYTFRVPLTANKVQIRQAVEKIFNVKVEKVATIRVLGKTKRMGRTQGKRSDYKKAIVTLKAGESIEFFEGV; this is encoded by the coding sequence ATGCAATTACATGATGTACTAATCCGCCCGGTTATTACCGAAAAATCCACTATGCTTATGGAAGAAGGCAAATACACTTTCCGTGTGCCTTTGACTGCAAATAAAGTGCAAATCCGTCAAGCAGTTGAAAAAATCTTCAATGTAAAAGTAGAAAAAGTAGCTACTATTCGTGTTTTAGGCAAAACTAAACGCATGGGTCGTACACAAGGTAAACGCAGCGATTACAAAAAAGCTATCGTTACTTTGAAAGCTGGCGAATCCATTGAATTCTTTGAAGGTGTCTAA
- the rplD gene encoding 50S ribosomal protein L4: MPTVATYNQSGVKVGEIQLNDAVFGVEVNEAVMHQAVVRQLSNERLGTHATKTRGMVRGGGRKPWKQKGTGRARSGSSRSPIWIGGGTTFGPQPRSYYKAMPRKARRLAVKSALSDKVNNSELYVLEEITLAAPKTKEVLNIINSFNVGDAKVLFITEGDVNVERSARNIQGVKALACEGMNIFDLLHYDKLFITKGAVAKIEEVLG; this comes from the coding sequence ATGCCTACAGTAGCAACATATAATCAATCCGGCGTTAAAGTCGGTGAAATACAGTTAAACGATGCAGTATTCGGCGTTGAAGTTAACGAAGCCGTAATGCATCAAGCCGTAGTTCGTCAATTGTCTAACGAACGTCTCGGCACACATGCAACAAAAACTAGAGGTATGGTTCGTGGCGGTGGCCGCAAACCTTGGAAACAAAAAGGTACTGGTCGTGCACGTTCCGGTTCCAGCCGTTCCCCAATCTGGATTGGTGGCGGTACTACATTTGGTCCACAACCTCGCAGCTATTACAAAGCTATGCCTCGTAAGGCTAGACGTTTAGCAGTTAAATCTGCTCTTAGCGATAAAGTGAATAATAGCGAATTATACGTTTTGGAAGAAATCACATTAGCAGCTCCTAAAACTAAAGAAGTATTGAATATTATCAATAGCTTCAATGTTGGTGATGCAAAAGTATTGTTCATCACTGAAGGTGATGTAAATGTTGAACGTTCCGCTCGCAATATCCAAGGTGTTAAAGCGTTGGCTTGCGAAGGTATGAACATTTTCGATCTTCTTCATTACGATAAGCTCTTCATTACTAAAGGTGCTGTCGCAAAAATCGAGGAGGTACTTGGATAA
- the rplC gene encoding 50S ribosomal protein L3, translated as MSKAILGKKLGMTQVFTAEGQLVPVTVVETTPSVVVRVKTVETDGYEAVQIGYGSIKEKHLTKPVKGQFDKAGVAPVKYLREVRVANAADYTVGQTLAADIFAEGELVDVVGTGKGKGFAGTIKRHNFSRGPETHGSKSHREPGSIGPMISGGGGKVYKGKKLPGQMGGYRVTVQRLSVEKVDAERNLLLVKGGIPGAKGSLVMVRNTVKPVK; from the coding sequence ATGTCTAAAGCTATTTTGGGTAAAAAATTAGGAATGACTCAAGTCTTCACAGCTGAAGGCCAATTAGTTCCTGTAACAGTAGTGGAAACTACCCCAAGCGTTGTAGTGCGCGTTAAGACTGTTGAAACAGACGGCTACGAAGCAGTACAAATTGGTTACGGTTCCATTAAAGAAAAACATTTAACAAAACCTGTAAAAGGTCAGTTCGACAAAGCTGGCGTAGCTCCAGTTAAATATCTTCGCGAAGTTCGCGTAGCTAATGCAGCTGACTACACAGTAGGCCAAACTCTGGCAGCTGATATCTTCGCAGAAGGTGAATTGGTGGACGTAGTGGGTACAGGTAAAGGTAAGGGTTTTGCTGGCACAATTAAACGCCATAACTTCTCCCGTGGTCCTGAAACTCATGGTTCTAAATCTCACCGTGAACCTGGTTCCATCGGTCCTATGATCTCCGGTGGCGGCGGTAAGGTATACAAAGGTAAAAAACTCCCTGGACAAATGGGTGGTTACAGAGTTACCGTACAACGCTTATCCGTTGAGAAAGTTGATGCTGAACGTAACCTTTTATTGGTTAAAGGTGGTATCCCAGGCGCTAAAGGTAGCTTGGTTATGGTTCGCAACACGGTTAAACCTGTTAAATAA
- the rpsJ gene encoding 30S ribosomal protein S10 has product MAKQQKIRIRLKAYDHKALDQSAAKIVDTAKRNGAMVSGPIPLPTEKNIFTILRSVHVNKDSREQFEMRTHKRLIDILEPNSKTVDAITRLDLPAGVSIEIKL; this is encoded by the coding sequence ATGGCTAAACAGCAAAAAATCCGTATTCGCCTTAAGGCATACGACCACAAAGCTCTCGATCAAAGCGCTGCTAAGATCGTAGACACTGCAAAAAGAAATGGCGCTATGGTATCTGGTCCGATTCCATTGCCAACAGAAAAGAATATCTTCACAATTCTTCGTTCTGTACACGTAAACAAAGATTCTCGTGAACAATTCGAAATGCGTACACATAAACGCTTAATCGATATTCTTGAACCAAATTCGAAAACAGTAGATGCTATCACTCGTTTAGATTTACCAGCTGGTGTATCTATTGAAATAAAACTATAA
- the tuf gene encoding elongation factor Tu: MAKEKFERTKPHVNIGTIGHVDHGKTTLTAAITKVLAEKGQADFQDYSMIDKAPEERERGITINTAHVEYETENRHYAHVDCPGHADYVKNMITGAAQMDGAILVCSAADGPMPQTREHILLARQVGVPAIVVFLNKADMVDDEELIELVEMEVRELLSSYEFPGDEVPIVVGSALKALEGDAQYVAKIDELMAAVDSYIPTPVRDTDKPFLMPVEDVFTITGRGTVATGRVERGQVNVGDTVEVVGLKEKAEQYVVTGLEMFRKTLDSAVAGDNVGALLRGVDRKDIERGQVLAKPGSINPHTKFKAEVYVLTKEEGGRHTPFFSNYRPQFYFRTTDVTGVVNLPEGVEMCMPGDNVTMDIELITPIAIEEGLRFAIREGGHTVGAGVVTEIEG; encoded by the coding sequence ATGGCTAAAGAAAAATTTGAACGTACGAAACCGCATGTTAACATCGGTACAATCGGTCATGTTGACCATGGTAAAACTACTTTGACTGCTGCAATCACTAAAGTATTGGCTGAAAAAGGCCAAGCTGATTTCCAAGATTACAGCATGATCGATAAAGCTCCAGAAGAACGTGAACGCGGTATCACAATCAACACTGCACACGTTGAATACGAAACTGAAAACCGTCACTATGCACACGTTGACTGCCCAGGCCATGCTGACTATGTTAAAAACATGATCACTGGTGCGGCTCAAATGGACGGCGCTATCTTGGTATGTTCCGCAGCTGACGGCCCTATGCCTCAAACTCGCGAACACATCTTGTTGGCTCGCCAAGTTGGTGTTCCTGCAATCGTAGTATTCTTGAACAAAGCTGACATGGTTGACGATGAAGAATTGATCGAATTGGTAGAAATGGAAGTTCGTGAACTTCTTTCTTCCTACGAATTCCCTGGCGACGAAGTACCTATCGTTGTAGGTTCCGCTTTGAAAGCTTTGGAAGGCGACGCTCAATATGTAGCTAAAATCGACGAATTGATGGCAGCTGTAGACTCCTACATCCCAACTCCAGTTCGTGATACTGACAAACCTTTCTTGATGCCTGTGGAAGACGTATTCACAATCACTGGTCGTGGTACAGTAGCAACTGGCCGTGTTGAACGTGGTCAAGTAAACGTAGGCGACACAGTAGAAGTTGTAGGCTTGAAAGAAAAAGCTGAACAATACGTAGTAACTGGTCTTGAAATGTTCCGTAAAACTTTGGATTCTGCAGTAGCAGGTGATAACGTTGGTGCATTGCTTCGTGGTGTAGACCGCAAAGACATCGAACGTGGTCAAGTATTGGCTAAACCAGGTTCCATCAACCCACACACAAAATTCAAAGCAGAAGTATACGTATTGACTAAAGAAGAAGGTGGCCGTCATACTCCATTCTTCTCCAACTACCGTCCACAATTCTACTTCCGTACAACAGACGTAACAGGTGTTGTAAACCTTCCTGAAGGTGTAGAAATGTGTATGCCTGGCGATAACGTAACAATGGATATCGAATTGATCACTCCAATCGCTATCGAAGAAGGTCTTCGTTTCGCGATCCGCGAAGGTGGCCATACAGTAGGCGCTGGCGTTGTAACTGAAATCGAAGGTTAA
- the fusA gene encoding elongation factor G, with translation MAREFSLAKTRNIGIMAHIDAGKTTTTERILYYTGIVHKIGEVHEGAATMDWMAQEQERGITITSAATTCHWKDHRINIIDTPGHVDFTVEVERSLRVLDGSVAVFSAKGGVEPQSETVWRQASNYGVPRIAYVNKMDTVGADFFNVVDMMKSRLGANSVAIQVPIGAEDTFEGIIDLMTMKAEIYKSDDGKEYEITDIPAEYQEVAEARREMMIDAIAETDDDIMMKYLEGEEISIEELKTALRKAVIANQLFPVLCGSSYKNKGVQMLLDAVVDYMPAPIDIPAIKGVVPGTEEETTRPSSDDEPFSALAFKIMADPYVGKLAFFRVYSGTLESGSYVFNSTKGKKERIGRILQMHANTRKEIDMVYAGDIAAAVGLKDTTTGDTLCDEKNPVILESMEFPEPVISVAVEPKTKADQEKMGTALARLAEEDPTFKVRTDEETGQTIISGMGELHLDIIVDRMNREFKVECNVGKPQVAYRETIRKAVKSEGKFVRQSGGRGQYGHCWLELIPQEPGAGFEFENKVVGGAIPREYIGPVENGVKEAMESGVIAGYPMVDIKVIVFDGSYHDVDSNEMAFKIAGSMGFKEGARKADPALLEPYMSVEVDVPEEYMGDVIGDLNSRRGRMDGMEARNGNQHIKAYVPLSEMFGYATDLRSKTQGRGNYSMTFDHYEEVPKKIAEEIQAKKNG, from the coding sequence GTGGCAAGAGAGTTTTCCCTAGCAAAAACTCGTAATATCGGTATCATGGCTCACATCGATGCTGGTAAAACAACAACTACAGAACGTATCCTCTACTATACAGGTATTGTTCACAAAATCGGCGAAGTACATGAAGGTGCTGCTACGATGGACTGGATGGCGCAAGAACAAGAACGTGGTATCACAATCACTTCTGCTGCGACAACATGTCACTGGAAAGATCATCGTATCAACATCATCGATACTCCTGGTCACGTTGACTTTACTGTAGAAGTAGAACGTTCTCTACGTGTACTTGACGGTTCTGTTGCGGTATTCAGTGCTAAAGGCGGCGTTGAACCACAATCCGAAACAGTATGGCGTCAAGCTTCTAACTACGGCGTACCTCGTATCGCTTATGTAAATAAGATGGATACTGTAGGTGCTGACTTCTTCAACGTAGTTGATATGATGAAATCCCGTTTGGGTGCAAATTCCGTAGCTATTCAAGTGCCAATCGGCGCTGAAGATACTTTCGAAGGCATCATCGATTTGATGACTATGAAAGCGGAAATTTACAAATCCGATGACGGTAAAGAATATGAAATCACTGATATCCCAGCAGAATATCAAGAAGTAGCTGAAGCTCGTCGCGAAATGATGATCGATGCTATCGCTGAAACTGATGACGATATTATGATGAAATATTTGGAAGGTGAAGAAATCTCCATTGAAGAATTGAAAACAGCATTGCGTAAAGCAGTTATTGCTAACCAATTGTTCCCAGTTCTTTGTGGTTCTTCCTACAAAAACAAAGGTGTACAAATGTTATTGGACGCTGTTGTGGATTACATGCCAGCTCCTATCGACATTCCAGCTATTAAAGGTGTCGTTCCTGGTACTGAAGAAGAAACTACTCGTCCTTCTTCCGATGATGAACCATTCTCCGCATTGGCATTCAAAATCATGGCTGACCCTTATGTTGGTAAATTAGCGTTCTTCCGTGTGTACTCCGGTACATTGGAATCCGGTTCCTACGTTTTCAACTCCACAAAAGGTAAGAAAGAACGTATCGGCCGTATTCTTCAAATGCACGCTAACACTCGTAAAGAAATCGACATGGTTTACGCTGGCGACATCGCTGCAGCTGTAGGCTTGAAAGATACTACTACTGGTGATACTCTTTGTGATGAAAAGAATCCTGTAATTCTTGAATCCATGGAATTCCCTGAACCAGTTATCTCCGTTGCTGTTGAACCTAAAACAAAAGCTGACCAAGAAAAAATGGGTACAGCTCTTGCTCGTTTGGCAGAAGAAGATCCTACTTTCAAAGTTCGTACTGATGAAGAAACAGGTCAAACTATTATCTCCGGTATGGGCGAACTTCACTTGGATATCATCGTTGACCGTATGAACCGTGAATTCAAAGTAGAATGTAACGTAGGTAAACCTCAAGTAGCTTATCGCGAAACTATCCGTAAAGCTGTTAAATCTGAAGGTAAATTCGTTCGTCAATCTGGTGGTCGTGGTCAATATGGTCACTGCTGGTTGGAATTAATTCCTCAAGAACCAGGTGCTGGCTTCGAATTTGAAAATAAGGTCGTAGGTGGTGCAATTCCTCGTGAATACATCGGACCTGTTGAAAATGGTGTTAAAGAAGCTATGGAATCCGGTGTTATCGCTGGTTATCCAATGGTTGACATCAAAGTTATCGTATTTGACGGCTCCTACCATGACGTTGACTCCAACGAAATGGCCTTCAAAATCGCTGGTTCCATGGGCTTTAAAGAAGGTGCTCGCAAAGCAGATCCTGCATTGCTTGAACCATATATGTCCGTAGAAGTAGACGTTCCTGAAGAATACATGGGCGACGTTATCGGTGACTTGAACTCCCGTCGTGGTCGCATGGACGGCATGGAAGCTCGTAATGGTAACCAACATATCAAAGCATATGTTCCATTGAGCGAAATGTTCGGTTACGCAACTGACCTTCGTTCCAAAACTCAAGGTCGCGGTAACTACTCCATGACATTCGATCATTACGAAGAAGTTCCTAAGAAAATTGCTGAAGAAATTCAAGCAAAGAAAAACGGTTAA
- the rpsG gene encoding 30S ribosomal protein S7: MPRKGPVPKRDVLPDPVYNSKLVTRFINKVMYDGKKGIAETIVYDAFEIIRSKMGQDPMEVFDQALKNVMPVLEVRARRIGGANYQVPVEVRADRRQTLGIRWVVNYARLRGERTMKERLAGELMDAFNNAGAAIKKKEDTHKMAEANKAFAHYRW; this comes from the coding sequence ATGCCAAGAAAAGGCCCTGTTCCGAAACGTGATGTACTTCCAGATCCGGTGTACAACAGCAAATTAGTAACACGTTTCATTAACAAAGTTATGTACGATGGCAAAAAAGGCATTGCTGAAACTATCGTATATGATGCATTCGAAATTATTCGTTCCAAAATGGGTCAAGACCCAATGGAAGTTTTTGATCAAGCATTGAAAAATGTTATGCCTGTACTTGAAGTGCGTGCTCGCCGTATCGGTGGTGCGAACTACCAAGTGCCAGTTGAAGTTCGTGCTGATCGCCGTCAAACACTCGGTATTCGCTGGGTTGTAAACTATGCTCGTCTTCGTGGTGAACGCACTATGAAAGAACGCTTAGCAGGCGAATTGATGGACGCTTTCAACAATGCAGGCGCTGCAATCAAGAAAAAAGAAGATACTCATAAAATGGCAGAAGCTAATAAAGCATTTGCTCATTATCGTTGGTAA
- the rpsL gene encoding 30S ribosomal protein S12 yields the protein MPTINQLVRKGRMSLTKKSTAPALQESPQKRGVCTRVYTATPKKPNSALRKVARVRLTNAIEVTAYIPGIGHNLQEHSVVLIRGGRVKDLPGVRYHIVRGALDTAGVQNRMQSRSKYGAKKAKK from the coding sequence ATGCCAACAATTAATCAGCTAGTACGCAAAGGTCGCATGAGCTTGACTAAAAAATCTACAGCTCCAGCACTTCAAGAATCTCCACAAAAACGTGGTGTATGTACTCGTGTGTACACAGCTACTCCAAAGAAACCAAACTCCGCGCTTCGTAAAGTTGCCCGTGTACGTTTGACAAACGCTATTGAAGTAACTGCTTACATCCCAGGCATTGGTCACAATTTACAAGAACACAGTGTTGTACTTATCAGAGGCGGTCGTGTAAAAGACCTTCCAGGTGTGCGTTATCACATCGTTCGTGGTGCATTGGATACAGCTGGCGTACAAAACCGTATGCAAAGTCGTTCCAAATACGGCGCGAAAAAAGCTAAAAAATAA
- a CDS encoding ribosomal L7Ae/L30e/S12e/Gadd45 family protein yields MDIAHLKSMNKTIGAKQTLKNIARGTVKYVFVGHDSDESVVGPIRNACAEQGIPVNDKHTMDDLGRACRIKVRATAVGILR; encoded by the coding sequence ATGGACATTGCCCATCTGAAGTCGATGAACAAAACAATCGGTGCCAAGCAAACGTTGAAAAACATTGCACGAGGGACTGTGAAGTATGTGTTCGTAGGACATGATAGTGATGAAAGTGTAGTTGGACCTATACGAAATGCTTGTGCTGAACAGGGAATACCTGTGAATGACAAGCACACTATGGATGACCTTGGTCGTGCGTGTCGCATTAAGGTGCGGGCCACAGCGGTAGGTATCCTACGTTAA